Below is a window of Caldanaerobius polysaccharolyticus DSM 13641 DNA.
AAAAGAAAGGCATTGTACAAAGCAGCTAAAAAATGGGGAACTGTATACGAGTTTGAAAAATTGAAACCTTACGAGGTGGAGAGGTGGTTGGTGGATTATGCAGCCAGGAAAGGAGTGCGCCTTGAAGCGGCGGCAGCTTCTTATCTGGTTCAGATGGCCCACGACTTGAGAAGCGGTGTTAATTGTGTAGATGTACTGATTTCCTTTGTTTACCCTAACAAATCGATAGGCCTTGGCGATGTAAGGAATTTTTACGGCAGGCTTGTCGACGATAACATATTTGACTTTATCGATAGCGTTCAAAGGGGAAGTGGAAGTTCTGCTAAGATCCTTACGGACCTTATTGGCAGCGGCGTCAATTCCATCTACATACTGTCTATGCTGGAATGGCAGTACAGGTTGCTCATTAAGGCAAAACTCCTTTTGATACAAGGTGTTTCAGGTGCCGAGGAAAGGTTGGGCGTACACAAGTACGCCGCTAAAAAAGCTCTGGATATAGCCAGGCGGTATAACCTTAGGTATTTTATCAAGGGAATGAGGCTATGCCTGGCTGTAGAGCATGACGTAAAGACAGGGGCCATAAAAGACGAATGGGCTTTAGAGGTGCTATTGGCCAAGCTCATTAGCGACGACCAAAAATAAAAAAGCGTACACTGTACGCTTTTTTCATGCACTGGCATTTGACATTTTGTTTAACTTTAAAGCCAGTTTTGATTTCTTATTGGCGGCGTTGTTTTTATGTAAAACGCCCTTTGTAACAGCTTTATCTAAAACTTTTACGGCATTTTTATATGCTTCTGTAGCTGAAGCTACATCGCCAGAATTTAGCTTGTTCATAAAGTCTTTTATTGCTATTTTCACTAAGTTTTTAACCCTTCTATTCCTCAACGTCTTAACTTTGGTTACTTTAATTCTCTTTTTTGCTGATTTAGTGTTTGCCAAAAATTTCACCTCCTTGCCGACCAAGCAAGTGTATTTTATCATTTTAGAGCTTTTTTTGCAATAGGAATGAATAAAAATAATATATTTGTCAAATATACCATTAGGGAGGTGAAGTCACGTGTTAGGCGCTATTGTGAGGTTTATTGTCTCTGCATTGGTGTTGCTGGTGATTTCATATATTTTGCCTGGGTTTAAAGTCGCAGGCTTTTGGGGTGCACTGATAGCAGCTGTTGTGATATCGGTTTTAGGATGGGTTGTTGAAAGCATATTTGGCGATAAGATATCTCCTCAGAGAAGGGGGATAGTGGGTTTTATAGTAGCGGCAGTTGTTATCTACGCATCACAGTTTATCGTGCCTGGTTCTATAAGTGTTTCATTGTTAGGTGCTTTAATAGCGTCATTGATAATAGGCGTAGTAGATGCTTTTGTCCCCACTGAGCTGAGGTGATCGCATTGGATTTGAGGAGAACCGATCTGGCTAT
It encodes the following:
- the holA gene encoding DNA polymerase III subunit delta, which gives rise to MFLDQLDRAAKSTNSGFYMLTGEEEYLIDLFLHRISEKYDEVNITVFGEKAAVQDVIDTCENVPFFSEGKLVVVKGSVDDEQALADYVKELPSFTCLICAQKDVDKRKALYKAAKKWGTVYEFEKLKPYEVERWLVDYAARKGVRLEAAAASYLVQMAHDLRSGVNCVDVLISFVYPNKSIGLGDVRNFYGRLVDDNIFDFIDSVQRGSGSSAKILTDLIGSGVNSIYILSMLEWQYRLLIKAKLLLIQGVSGAEERLGVHKYAAKKALDIARRYNLRYFIKGMRLCLAVEHDVKTGAIKDEWALEVLLAKLISDDQK
- the rpsT gene encoding 30S ribosomal protein S20, whose product is MKFLANTKSAKKRIKVTKVKTLRNRRVKNLVKIAIKDFMNKLNSGDVASATEAYKNAVKVLDKAVTKGVLHKNNAANKKSKLALKLNKMSNASA
- a CDS encoding phage holin family protein gives rise to the protein MLGAIVRFIVSALVLLVISYILPGFKVAGFWGALIAAVVISVLGWVVESIFGDKISPQRRGIVGFIVAAVVIYASQFIVPGSISVSLLGALIASLIIGVVDAFVPTELR